A region of Sulfurimonas sp. DNA encodes the following proteins:
- a CDS encoding IS256 family transposase, variant Zn-binding type, protein MCPHCTSKKTKKNGKLGGIQRYKCSSCNSYFSSKRRPDKLQEIIFKKYIYKRQTLSDLAEEYKKSSRWVQKQIFEYEPNIKYHKPRAIVLICDATFYGKRKDKLGTLVFKDDITKEILLSKHIQSELSADYKLLLNQLLELGYTVLSVTIDGKRGLQKVFKDFPLQMCHFHQAKTVRRYITKRPRLQAGKDLKKIMYRLTQTNEKKFTKKLDEWYETYKNFIEEKSINNDTGKSYYTHQKVRAAYRSLRANLSYLFTRNKYKNILPQENQTTISKV, encoded by the coding sequence ATCTGTCCACACTGTACATCAAAAAAGACTAAAAAAAATGGTAAATTAGGTGGAATTCAGAGATATAAATGCTCAAGTTGTAATAGTTATTTTTCATCAAAAAGACGACCAGATAAATTACAAGAAATTATTTTTAAAAAGTATATTTATAAGAGACAAACACTAAGTGATTTAGCAGAGGAATATAAGAAAAGTTCTCGATGGGTTCAGAAGCAAATATTTGAATATGAACCAAATATAAAATATCATAAACCTAGAGCGATAGTTCTTATCTGTGATGCTACTTTTTATGGCAAACGCAAAGATAAACTTGGAACGCTAGTTTTTAAAGATGACATTACCAAAGAGATACTTTTATCCAAACATATTCAAAGTGAACTATCAGCTGACTATAAACTATTACTCAATCAACTTTTAGAGCTTGGCTATACAGTTCTATCAGTCACAATAGATGGCAAAAGAGGCTTACAAAAGGTTTTTAAAGACTTTCCACTACAAATGTGTCACTTCCATCAGGCAAAGACTGTGAGAAGATATATAACTAAAAGACCAAGACTACAAGCTGGAAAAGATTTGAAGAAAATCATGTATCGACTCACTCAAACTAATGAAAAAAAATTTACTAAAAAGCTTGATGAATGGTATGAAACATATAAAAATTTTATAGAAGAAAAAAGTATCAATAATGATACTGGTAAATCATATTACACTCATCAAAAAGTTAGAGCTGCATATAGAAGTTTAAGAGCTAATCTTTCATATCTTTTTACAAGAAATAAATATAAAAATATACTACCCCAAGAAAATCAAACAACTATTTCTAAAGTTTAA
- a CDS encoding EAL domain-containing protein gives MHLNNNIITTIMANGDYGICYEPIICVEDMQIIGYEALSRFKFFERLVSPDDFFKSIHSDKELFFYVETILKKFQLDNRPCDKKLFLNLDPDVAIDSNHIAFWVKLFNTSEKIIIEIIENSDEESAEDIEYFMDWLDEYNIHYAYDDYAKPNSMFFTSLLHRADTIKLDIDFLRTIKENNAYIEIAKGVVNYAKLTQKHTVLEGVETKSDLELAKEIGVDFVQGYLFKQEFITVWKN, from the coding sequence ATGCATCTGAACAATAATATTATTACAACAATAATGGCTAATGGAGATTATGGAATTTGTTACGAGCCAATTATTTGCGTAGAAGATATGCAGATAATTGGCTACGAAGCCTTAAGTAGATTTAAATTTTTTGAAAGATTAGTATCTCCTGATGACTTTTTTAAAAGCATTCATAGTGATAAAGAACTTTTTTTTTATGTGGAAACAATTTTAAAAAAATTTCAGTTAGACAATAGACCATGTGATAAAAAGCTTTTTTTAAATTTAGATCCGGATGTAGCCATTGATTCTAATCATATAGCTTTTTGGGTTAAATTATTTAATACAAGTGAAAAAATTATTATAGAAATTATAGAAAATTCTGATGAAGAAAGTGCAGAAGATATTGAATATTTTATGGACTGGTTAGATGAGTATAATATTCATTATGCTTATGATGACTATGCAAAACCAAATAGTATGTTTTTTACTTCTCTCTTGCACAGAGCAGATACTATAAAATTAGATATAGATTTTCTAAGAACTATTAAAGAAAATAATGCTTACATAGAAATTGCGAAAGGTGTAGTTAATTATGCTAAATTAACACAAAAACATACAGTTTTAGAAGGGGTTGAAACTAAGTCAGATTTAGAGTTGGCAAAAGAAATAGGTGTAGATTTTGTTCAGGGTTATTTATTTAAACAAGAATTTATTACAGTATGGAAAAATTAG
- a CDS encoding IS3 family transposase, which yields MSRKRTTYTAEFKTKLVLEVLKEDKTLNEIASVNNITPKNLQNWKKIFLENAEVAMEPAKVIKEYKEENVRLQAKLDEYAKVVGQLTVEKDWAVGKLSSLDSSYKKELIDRDENKALSVVKQCNLINYNRSNLFYAPMVNLAKNVIKKHIEKVFEEIPSYGYMKVYHQLLEDGFRVSPNTVLAYRRELGLQAVLAVRPPNTSWADKQHHKYSYKIRGLDIVRANQVWSTDITYIKIKGGMVYMAAIIDWYSKAILSWRISNTMDTDLVMGVLDEALALYGKPEIFNTDQGSQYTSCIHTQTLKDNDIIISMDGKGRATDNICIERFWRSAKVEKIYLNEYERVSILKSDVKDYIEFYNHRRFHETLKYKKPMNVYYDSLKINDENYTKSSENVA from the coding sequence ATGAGTCGAAAAAGAACAACATATACAGCAGAATTCAAGACAAAGTTAGTTTTAGAAGTTTTAAAAGAAGATAAGACACTAAATGAAATAGCAAGTGTAAATAATATCACACCAAAAAACTTACAAAATTGGAAGAAGATATTTTTGGAAAATGCAGAAGTTGCGATGGAACCTGCAAAAGTAATTAAAGAGTACAAAGAAGAGAATGTAAGATTACAAGCTAAACTTGATGAATATGCAAAGGTTGTAGGTCAACTAACAGTAGAGAAGGACTGGGCGGTGGGAAAGTTAAGCAGCTTGGACTCTAGCTATAAAAAGGAGTTGATTGATAGAGATGAAAATAAGGCATTATCAGTTGTAAAACAATGTAATCTTATTAACTATAACAGAAGTAATTTGTTCTATGCACCAATGGTAAATCTTGCTAAAAATGTAATTAAAAAACATATAGAAAAAGTATTTGAAGAGATACCAAGCTATGGCTATATGAAAGTGTATCATCAACTACTAGAGGATGGTTTTCGTGTCAGTCCCAACACAGTGCTGGCATACCGTAGAGAGTTAGGTTTACAGGCTGTTTTAGCTGTAAGACCACCAAATACAAGCTGGGCGGACAAGCAACATCATAAATACTCTTACAAAATAAGAGGATTAGATATCGTAAGAGCAAACCAAGTATGGTCAACAGATATAACCTATATTAAAATTAAAGGTGGTATGGTCTATATGGCTGCCATAATTGATTGGTATTCTAAAGCAATATTATCTTGGCGAATATCCAACACAATGGATACAGATTTAGTCATGGGTGTACTAGATGAAGCACTCGCACTCTATGGTAAGCCTGAGATATTTAATACTGATCAAGGGTCACAATATACAAGCTGTATCCACACTCAAACATTAAAAGATAATGACATAATTATCTCTATGGATGGTAAAGGAAGAGCAACAGATAATATCTGTATCGAGAGATTCTGGAGAAGTGCTAAAGTTGAAAAAATATACCTCAATGAATATGAGAGAGTATCAATTCTCAAAAGTGATGTTAAGGATTATATAGAATTTTATAATCACAGAAGATTTCATGAGACATTGAAATATAAAAAACCTATGAATGTTTATTATGATAGTTTAAAAATAAATGATGAGAATTACACTAAATCTAGTGAAAATGTAGCATAG
- a CDS encoding IS3 family transposase, with the protein MKKHIEKVFEEIPSYGYMKVYHQLLEDGFRVSPNTVLAYRRELGLQAVLAVRPPNTSWADKQHHKYSYKIRGLDIVRANQVWSTDITYIKIKGGMVYMAAIIDWYSKAILSWRISNTMDTDLVMGVLDEALALYGKPEIFNTDQGSQYTSCIHTQTLKDNDIIISMDGKGRATDNICIERFWRSAKVEKIYLNEYERVSILKSDVKDYIEFYNHRRFHETLKYKKPMNVYYDSLKINDENYTKSSENVA; encoded by the coding sequence ATTAAAAAACATATAGAAAAAGTATTTGAAGAGATACCAAGCTATGGCTATATGAAAGTGTATCATCAACTACTAGAGGATGGTTTTCGTGTCAGTCCCAACACAGTGCTGGCATACCGTAGAGAGTTAGGTTTACAGGCTGTTTTAGCTGTAAGACCACCAAATACAAGCTGGGCGGACAAGCAACATCATAAATACTCTTACAAAATAAGAGGATTAGATATCGTAAGAGCAAACCAAGTATGGTCAACAGATATAACCTATATTAAAATTAAAGGTGGTATGGTCTATATGGCTGCCATAATTGATTGGTATTCTAAAGCAATATTATCTTGGCGAATATCCAACACAATGGATACAGATTTAGTCATGGGTGTACTAGATGAAGCACTCGCACTCTATGGTAAGCCTGAGATATTTAATACTGATCAAGGGTCACAATATACAAGCTGTATCCACACTCAAACATTAAAAGATAATGACATAATTATCTCTATGGATGGTAAAGGTAGAGCAACAGATAATATTTGTATTGAGAGGTTCTGGAGAAGTGCTAAAGTTGAAAAAATATACCTCAATGAATATGAGAGAGTATCAATTCTCAAAAGTGATGTTAAGGATTATATAGAATTTTATAATCATAGAAGATTTCATGAGACATTGAAATATAAAAAACCTATGAATGTTTATTATGATAGTTTAAAAATCAATGATGAGAATTACACTAAATCTAGTGAAAATGTAGCATAG